aatctttctttctttttttcacaaaaattcACAGCgatttttaggtttgattttatcGATTTTTTTCTTACATAATAGCGTCAATAATTTCAATAGGAGTTAGAAGTTGTACATGAATGGATTGGAGAATTTAATTAGGAAACGTCGTTAACATCGCTATAAGTATTATGTTAATTCATGCAACTGTCAAGCACACGTGTCGCAAACTAATTGGCAGGTACAAAGGGAATATGGAAATTTGGGTACAGAGGATCTGGGCCCTAAGTCAACGTCGGTATTTACTGTTTTATTATATTAGATTTAAATTTGGAAACAAATCGAAGACtcttaggcttagtttggtattgctgcggcttttgtaaaagcacttttctgctatgcattgttgtgttgtgctgtgagaaaaaacagttagacgtttggtaaaatattaaagctgattaaaaaagtaATCAAAGTGTGTTCGgtaaaatatcagattcaaccattgttattgtagcaaatgacaaaaacagacataactctgaaaatagttttattcaacgGTTTTATTCAACCGTagttgttgtagcaaatgacaaaaacagacataccTCTGAAAgtagttttattcaattttattggaTTTACAAATAATTAACTATTTTACTATTAAGTATAAATATACATTATATTAAATTTATTATAATTGtcactattattatgattgttaaaaacaattattttacttaatatatatatataatttccaAACAAAAAATTAAGTAATTGGACGACTGAAGGGAGTCTTTCTGTGATCACAATGGAGGCCAAAAATGCAATTGGATGCagcgtttttttttttcatttttgattgattcaattgaacgtgaattgatcattttttttcccaaaattgatttgataatcaaagagttataatactCAACTACTAATAAGCACCATCAAATCGATCAAATCGCGAGTTGATTGTTAGTTATTTCGACCTAAAATCCTTGAAAAAACCGTGGCCTAATCTAATTTGCCTGTACAATTTCATTTAATTCGACCAAATTGGATCGAAATTTatctttcttttccaaaattgGTTTGATAATAAGTGATTTGGGGTCCCCATTTATATTTCAACTCCATAAAATCGAATGAATCCGACCAATTTTACCTTCAATTGcttcaaaccaaaccaaaaagttgaaaaagtgtTGTGCACAAAAAAATGTGATATGAGACAAAATAATTAGTAACGCATATATGTGTTCCTAATTAGATTCTCTGTTGCAAAGTAAAAGAATTCGGTAAAAATTGAATCGAAAAGAATTTTGACCGGATATTCGGTCGGCCCCCCCACCGTGCGCGGTAATCtagttattaatttttttttattaataaaagaaaGAGATTACAATTCTTGGAGATTTGATGGTAAGAAATTAGAAGGGAgtcgagcaacaagctgggctccaatccctttctgaattttttttcttctaaatcatATGAATTTTATTACCAAAAGAATTACAAAAGAGAAATGTTAGCTTGACAGGCCAAGACTAACAAATAAgactaaagaaaacagaaagaataCAAAAATTTTACACTTATTTTTCTAGATATTTAGAAGAATATGGAATAATATGCATTTTCATTTTCTATTATTCTTAGAAAACTTGGTTTTCCTGTATAAAATCTGAGCTCTCCCCTGATGAGATTTGCACCCTGTTTTGCTAAGCTATCTGCAGAGAAATTTATCTCTCTATATGCATGTCTAAATGATATGTTTCTCAGGTTTGCTGTGACTTTTTTCCATCTATTTAGAACTATCCATGGAATTTCCCCACTGGCAAAAGCTATCGAAACTGCTTTTGAGTCTAAGATGAAATAAACATCCATGAACCTTTTCCTTACGGCCCATTCCCCTGCTATTACCAGACCCATTACCTCTGAAATGTAGTTGGTGGCAATCCCCAATCCTCCACAAACTGCACCCAAGTAACTGCCATCATTGTTTCTTcctataaaatcaataccagccaATCCAGGGTTGCTTTTTGAATCCCCATCACAACATATCAATATTTGGTTAAGTATAGGTAGCTTGAAGAAGACTTCTTTTACTGTAGAGTTTTTGCACTTGATCCCATTAATGCTAAAGCTCATTATTATATTTAAGTCAGATACacagtgttagagcattgttcggtcgaactcgcatgcgtttctatctcaagcatgtttgtcaagtttatttgtcaaaattatatgtcttgatttctagactacttatagttaagtctcggtttaggacaatttagtgtagttgagctccagactccatggcgatcatcttacgaagacgaagaactactcaaggaaccagtggaacttcatccgactaaaaggtatgtggatacttaaacgtatctatcactcaaaagtctatctactctatctcctacttttgagacaaagtcgtataagtatgatagtttttatacatacacatttgttatttcgagccgagtttacccgcCTAtctttttttctcgaaatatatgttggtaagctttctctttaaccacttttcatcttaacccgtgacgaaagtcatggtgacgtttcaatcttgaaaatagctttgataacgatagtcgtgaataacgattgttataacattatagaagaatgtttcaatgattgaaatgtagagttgagattacgtaaccaaatatggatataagcatatatagtgtgtttgcacattagtgtataaatccatgtgccggaaaccaagtgtgtgcatatgtgtgcatacggtattggtgaaggagacaggttgggtacgcgtaccagcggaaatTTTCGGTTTCTGTtgaagtttgtaagtttgcaaactgctaAACCAGTCactttaggtacgcatacccgtacgcgtacccacggaagttttcgaccgaaaatttctgctgagtttgtaaactcaaatccggtagctatggtacacgtagccgtacgcgtacccaagctggttatatttctcaaaccgaaagttcatgaacttaaacaataaatcaataaggaatgcaatatttgcaaaccatggatatatttttcatgaatttattcaagtgaatcaaaccgattttgtttcaattgtgtctattcataaagatctaagcaattgaacaactcttcaactagttcttatgagtcatttgaactagttatgtgaagaagatgaatatggttaatatggaagtgctcatatggctaaccattggttaactatttgtgaaccaactaagtgtacacgtttaggtatggttactcaaacctaaatgaaatacatttcgtttgtgtgtgacaagctaagtttcgatctaacggttgaaagatattagcttggttaaatcaggtttttcatctaataatgaatattgaatgctttgttaccaaagaaacttggattgcaaaccctgatttgaaaactatataaaggagacatctagcaactggaaaaactaatccccacacctcctgtgtgatactagttggttttggtagagttgattctcctttaaccttaggtttcttctcgagaccctgtaggttaatgactgaaagacttcattgggattgtgaagccatacaaaactacttctcttgtagttgagcaatctGATATTGCCATTCtcaatcgtacgagttcaattgaataattgacctgagattatatcttcgataaggcaagataaaaagaaatcacaaaaatcttcgtctcatcgtttgtgattccgcaatatctagtttcgctaccatacgatttagattattgtgaggtgattgataattctaggctgttcttcgggaatataagtccaggttatcaattagttcatgttcaccttgattttatcataacatggaacaaaactcataggtttatctgtgggatataGATGTATGTATAATCGtaaaattttctgtgtgatacatatttgtttattaaagtcttcgactttgggtggtagcaactcttggttgtgggtgagatcagctaagggaatcaaatgcgtagtatcctgctgggatcagagacgtaaggagcgtaactgtaccttgaatcagtgtgatattgattagggttcaactatagtccagaccgaagttagtttgtagtaggctagtgtctgtggaggcttaatatagtgtggtgttcaatctggactaggtcccggggtttttctgcatttgcggtttcctcgttaacaaaatttctggtgtctgtgttatttctattccgcattatattttgttatataattgaaatatcacaggttgtgtgttaagatcaatcaattagaatatccgacctttcgttgttgatttaaattgattgacacttggatattggtctttggtaacatccaagtttatctctctagtatttgataaagactcgcagatttccatttgcttgagtatagatcaaatcgagagattgagatattaactctttgatatacttttatctagattgagtctgactgtctagttgattctctagaaagtatattggagttagtccatacagatttctaatcgaaatattgggtgaggttgttagacccccgctttttcacacagTTCTTCATGGTTCCATTTATTCTCACTCCACAATCTTTTGTGAAATTCATTATTTTGTGCTTGAAGTTCTCTGTCTTAGGGATGGTGTCTTCATACATCTTCAAATTTCTTGTGAGCCACAGCTCAACAATTATTTTGAAAGTAGCTATGTACCAGAGCTGTCTTATTGCTGAACTGTGGTGTTTTACACTTTTAATAATATCATCAAATTTTATAGGATTAGAAATGTGAAACATACCTCCAATCCAGCTCTAAATTTCGGTGCTGAAGCTGCATTCCCATAGAATATGTTGCATATTATCTTGTCCATTCCCACATAAGTAGCATTTTGAAACAGTTGCACAAGCTCCTCTTAACACCTTCTACAGATTACAAGATGTATAGGGGTGGTTACATGGAATCCACAATATTTAGACCAATCCAGTATTAGATGTTTCTTTCTTATTTGCTCCACAACATTTTCCAAAGTAAAGCTACCAGTTAAATCTGCAGTCCATATTCTGGTATCTTTAGAGCCTCCAATTACTGGTAATTCATTTTCAGTAATGAATTGATACATCTTTGTTGGTAACTGCCATTCAATATTACTTATTAAATCACAAACTTTCAAGTTGGGATTCTGTAAAATATATTCATGTGTTTGATTGGTGTCAATCAGTGCAGTGTCTTTCATCCATTTATCTCTCCACACTGAGATTTGACTTCCATCTCCAACTAACTGATTATGTTTTTGATGTCATTGTAGTAGTTaataagattcgtttcagacttgtgaaggaaatgaaatttttagatttaataaaattatatatacaaaaatattaacaagatgaagagagttactggcacTCGGGATTCctccaattctcacattcatgtaGTTCCATATTTAATTAcggacaattaaagctcataaaataacaaacatcgactctaaatattttccaaggtagattttataaagaattctatgtaaatcacaagcatgacgcatcaaaagtacctaagactaagcatgcgacatcaaaccaaatcacaaataatcaagaaaaatcataaatcaattataatagtgcaaatagtcataaagaaattaaatagaattaccacatgggtgaaaaacagcttcctccgtcgtcctagtgatgggttctagctccgcatattgaaaacacgctcaaagttcatttttattgctcaaagggtgtttacaaggatgaaaatggagatgaaataataaaacagtgaatgtgcgacccacagaaagcgtccaacataaacgacacagaagaagtgatattgttactgtagctctaagacccacacctacgacccacgcctgtgagtctgtttcactgttgataaacgactgtccctgcgagtctgttcttcgtgttcttggtgttcttcatcatcagcagcagcagaaacagagtttcatcaactcttgatttctcgcttctgagctctcctatcgaccccaaactttcgacaccctttctactcaaccccagcaacctatttatagccaacagacccatcgaatctcgctcattcactccatataattctctttaactcggcagtaaagaaaatatttctgggaatattttctttcctgtttcatcttctcacacgttttcaagcctccaaattaccatatttaactccttcacgctccaacaggctgtgagggtcttccatgcacgcacaaaacacgttgaatcttctccaaatcaagtgaaacccgtgatatacacgaactacCCTGTTTTCAACCCCTGATTTGTTTaaatgattctagccaattctggtcgaaccaaacgcccacagtatgtttaataggccatatcacaactatctaccaaaaatcagccatttaatctccctagaacacgttcaacaattcgatcaaaaatctgcagaagattctccattttcccgccaaaaacaaaattcaaatggagaagatgacctccccctaatcctgtactggggtgcgaatagcagatgccttttggggtgacctggggtgccccttagtaattgaggtgccctttatccaacggtgagagtccgaataacacgtgtcctccggggcttttaccaacttttcgagctgaattttccaaaaaatgtttattttccaaaggtgcctacaaacacataaaacaccaaaattagtacaaacttgagtgccaacaatatatagtattgagatcaaattaaacacaaaaatgtgtctatcaaatacccccaaacttattatttgctagtcctcgagcaaaatttatttttgaaaagataaaaagactacacttagcacgtgcagcaggtcgttaaaccgctaggtggccctagcggcggagtgttgtctccggagggtttaccagaggtgtacccacaaaacctttcctcctaattggtcacaagtatccaaagagctatggggacatacatattctcaacctatctccaagtaagtagaatgccagagaaattaaaggtgtcagctctaaagctgactgaagaaaaggggagacacatccacaccactgctagataaagagatatccgctacacagctagataaacattgtaagatgcgtccgatgctttacagctggataagattaggagagagataaaaatgagagggacatctgctacaaagctggactaattacgtgtgatgagttaaaccagtgctagaaagattttgtgccagattgaaagcagactaacaaagcaaccaaatgtatctttcttcgactctctcatagtgctcaatagaaacaacgtcttcttcggtcttcaactgttgatgataaactatccaacctcatagaaccttgacaattaactcttctcttcgatttcttgcttgacttataaatttctacttccctttggccttattgaacaaaacgtaacgatgattttttttcatttttcatttttttttcctttgtgtgttctttttcttttttttttttgaaacaaaaattacaagacaacaatttacatggccatgagagaaggactttcaaaacttggatcttcgcaacttgtgatgtcttggtatcatggattctaacaacttatatcattttctcttataacttcaactttgatttttgaatcattcttttctattgttgcttctaaacctaaaacgtcttcaactttcttcatagattttgatgtcgctccgcttgttgatgatgataagtttctactgagagagagtcgcaatccagtaattaagactacattgtgaggttgctttgtctttctggcttttcctgacctacttgcctttccatcatgtatggttaggtccatcacggttaccctctaaaaggaacaagttttctcctgaatttcaaggatttcaatgtctttttctctaatgtctcagaaggttgttatccctagcattccaatttctatcttttcggtgagaaacagtatgtaaacttagctaaccggataccatgtgatgctagaagtttcaaaagtgcaactaaaaagttcttccccacccccaaacttaaatctaacattgtcctcgatgttctaaagataaaatcaaaagcatgaacaaggagaaactgttactacttgaagaaaaagagttaaggaaagatattaccatgttgcatgagcatgggttacctcccaagaagtgctaagtttaaattcttcagccagacttaggaaaggattagtcaactcgaaccgtataacagtagccggaataactgcgggtcttcaaaaccaaatagagctgaccaaaggaaactgcagtaaaccaagaaaatgaacaagactagcatgcccttacctagtttcctgattaagacaactacatctaattgtggttcaggttcaggttctataaaagggtctaaatatatttctttaggatgcaactcctcaaaagtgagatccgaattattaggtcctagagtctataaaaactcaaataaaaatttagaagcacataataataatctaaataattgaggatcctctaagtcaatcaggtttg
Above is a genomic segment from Papaver somniferum cultivar HN1 chromosome 10, ASM357369v1, whole genome shotgun sequence containing:
- the LOC113316235 gene encoding uncharacterized protein LOC113316235, which encodes MSFSINGIKCKNSTVKEVFFKLPILNQILICCDGDSKSNPGLAGIDFIGRNNDGSYLGAVCGGLGIATNYISEVMGLVIAGEWAVRKRFMDVYFILDSKAVSIAFASGEIPWIVLNRWKKVTANLRNISFRHAYREINFSADSLAKQGANLIRGELRFYTGKPSFLRIIENENAYYSIFF